Proteins encoded together in one Neobacillus sp. FSL H8-0543 window:
- the guaA gene encoding glutamine-hydrolyzing GMP synthase encodes MKDMIVVLDFGSQYNQLITRRIREFGVYSELHPHTITAEEIRKMNPKGIIFSGGPNSVYDENSFRCDEEIFEMGLPILGICYGMQLMTVHFDGKVEKAKNREYGKAVMNLEHQTKLFKDLPEAQTVWMSHGDLVVEAPQGFNVDGTSPSCPIAAMSNEERKLYAVQFHPEVRHSVYGNELLKNFVFNVCGSSGDWSMENYIEMEIAKIREQVGSKKVLCALSGGVDSSVVAVLIHKAIGNQLTCIFVDHGLLRKNEADQVMETLAEGFHMNVIKVDAKDRFFSKLEGVSDPEQKRKIIGNEFIYVFDDEATKLEGIEFLAQGTLYTDIIESGTATAQTIKSHHNVGGLPEDMQFTLIEPLKTLFKDEVRALGTELGMPDDIVWRQPFPGPGLGIRVLGAISEDKLEIVRESDWILREEIKKAGLDREIWQYFTVLPDIRSVGVMGDARTYDYTIGIRAVTSIDGMTSDWARIPWDVLEVISTRIVNEVPHVNRVVYDITSKPPATIEWE; translated from the coding sequence ATGAAAGATATGATCGTTGTTTTAGATTTTGGAAGCCAATATAATCAGTTGATTACACGCCGTATTCGGGAATTTGGGGTATATAGTGAACTGCACCCGCATACTATTACCGCAGAGGAAATTAGAAAAATGAATCCAAAAGGAATAATTTTTTCTGGCGGACCTAATAGCGTGTATGATGAAAATTCCTTTCGCTGTGATGAAGAGATTTTCGAAATGGGTCTGCCCATTTTAGGAATTTGCTATGGAATGCAATTAATGACTGTTCATTTTGATGGTAAGGTTGAAAAAGCAAAGAATCGCGAATATGGCAAGGCTGTTATGAACCTTGAACATCAGACAAAGCTGTTTAAAGATTTGCCTGAGGCGCAGACCGTCTGGATGAGCCATGGCGATTTAGTTGTCGAAGCACCGCAGGGTTTTAATGTAGATGGAACAAGCCCATCCTGTCCGATCGCTGCTATGAGTAATGAGGAACGAAAGCTTTATGCGGTTCAATTTCATCCAGAAGTGCGCCATTCTGTTTATGGTAATGAACTGCTTAAGAATTTTGTGTTTAACGTTTGTGGCAGTAGTGGAGATTGGTCGATGGAAAACTATATTGAAATGGAAATCGCCAAGATCCGTGAGCAGGTAGGCTCGAAGAAAGTCCTATGTGCACTTAGCGGCGGTGTAGATTCCTCCGTTGTTGCTGTACTCATTCATAAAGCAATCGGCAATCAACTTACATGTATTTTTGTTGACCATGGTCTGCTCCGTAAGAATGAGGCCGACCAAGTCATGGAGACTTTGGCAGAGGGTTTTCATATGAATGTAATTAAAGTAGATGCGAAAGACCGGTTCTTTTCAAAATTAGAAGGTGTTTCCGATCCAGAGCAGAAGCGGAAAATTATTGGAAATGAGTTTATTTATGTATTTGATGACGAAGCAACGAAGCTTGAGGGAATTGAATTTTTAGCTCAAGGTACGCTTTACACCGATATTATCGAAAGCGGTACGGCAACAGCACAAACAATTAAGTCTCATCATAATGTCGGCGGATTGCCTGAAGATATGCAGTTTACCTTGATTGAACCGCTAAAAACTTTGTTTAAAGATGAAGTTCGTGCACTTGGAACAGAGCTTGGAATGCCGGATGACATTGTTTGGAGACAGCCATTCCCAGGTCCAGGTCTTGGTATACGCGTACTTGGAGCAATTTCAGAGGATAAGCTTGAAATCGTCCGGGAATCGGATTGGATTCTTCGTGAAGAAATTAAAAAGGCAGGACTTGACCGTGAGATTTGGCAATATTTCACCGTGCTCCCGGATATCCGCAGTGTCGGTGTCATGGGTGACGCACGTACCTACGATTACACGATCGGTATTCGTGCAGTGACATCTATTGATGGGATGACGTCAGATTGGGCAAGAATTCCGTGGGATGTGCTGGAAGTGATTTCAACAAGAATTGTAAACGAAGTACCGCATGTAAACCGGGTCGTGTATGATATCACTAGCAAGCCGCCTGCAACGATAGAGTGGGAATAA
- a CDS encoding NCS2 family permease: MQKYFQFKELGTSYRQEFIGGVTTFLAMAYILVVNPLTLTLASVEDLPDALRMDYGAVFVATALAAAIGSIVMGLLGKYPLALAPGMGLNAFFAYTVVLGSGIPWEHALGAVFVSGVFFFILTMTGLREKLINAIPVELKHAVGAGIGLFITFVGLQSAQIIVNNDATLVGLGDLTAGPTLLAIFGIVVTVILMTKGVKGGVFYGMIITAVVGMLFNLIDTPEKIVDTVPSLAPTFGAAITSLGDSSFYSTAMVGIVLTFLFVDFFDNAGTLVAVANQAGMIKDNKLPRAGRALISDSIATTVGAVLGTSTVTSYVESSAGVAAGAKTGFASLVTAGLFILSLFFFPLLSVVTAAVTAPALIIVGVLMAASLRKIDWSRFEIAVPSFLTMIVMPLSYSIATGIAVGFIFYPITMIVKGKMKEVHPIMYFFFVIFILYFIFL, encoded by the coding sequence ATGCAAAAATATTTTCAGTTTAAAGAATTAGGAACGAGTTACCGTCAGGAATTTATCGGCGGCGTGACTACCTTTTTAGCGATGGCTTATATATTAGTAGTCAACCCGTTAACATTAACACTTGCTAGTGTAGAAGATTTACCAGATGCATTAAGAATGGATTATGGAGCGGTATTTGTTGCAACAGCATTGGCTGCAGCAATAGGTTCCATTGTGATGGGGTTACTTGGAAAGTACCCGCTTGCGTTAGCACCGGGTATGGGATTGAATGCATTCTTCGCATACACAGTTGTTTTAGGAAGTGGTATTCCTTGGGAGCATGCACTAGGAGCCGTATTTGTTTCCGGAGTGTTTTTCTTTATACTGACTATGACCGGTCTTCGTGAAAAACTTATTAACGCCATTCCTGTTGAGCTGAAGCATGCGGTTGGTGCAGGAATTGGATTATTCATTACGTTCGTTGGTTTGCAAAGCGCTCAAATTATAGTAAACAATGATGCTACACTTGTTGGATTAGGTGATTTGACAGCAGGTCCTACATTACTTGCGATATTTGGAATTGTCGTTACCGTTATTTTAATGACTAAAGGTGTTAAAGGCGGCGTATTTTATGGAATGATCATTACTGCTGTTGTAGGGATGCTTTTCAATTTAATAGATACTCCTGAAAAAATTGTTGATACTGTACCAAGCTTAGCTCCAACCTTTGGAGCAGCTATTACTTCATTAGGTGATAGTTCCTTTTATTCAACTGCAATGGTTGGTATCGTCCTTACCTTTTTATTCGTTGATTTCTTTGACAATGCAGGAACACTTGTAGCTGTAGCAAATCAAGCAGGTATGATTAAAGATAATAAATTACCGCGTGCTGGTCGGGCGCTAATCTCCGATTCTATTGCAACAACAGTCGGTGCGGTACTTGGAACATCAACGGTTACATCGTATGTAGAATCTTCTGCAGGGGTGGCAGCTGGGGCGAAAACTGGATTTGCGTCCTTGGTTACGGCAGGATTATTTATCCTATCACTATTTTTCTTCCCGTTGTTATCCGTTGTTACCGCAGCAGTCACGGCTCCTGCCTTAATTATTGTAGGAGTGCTGATGGCCGCGTCTTTAAGAAAAATTGATTGGTCTCGTTTTGAGATTGCCGTTCCATCGTTTTTGACGATGATTGTTATGCCGTTATCTTACAGTATTGCAACAGGGATCGCGGTCGGCTTTATCTTCTACCCAATTACCATGATTGTAAAAGGGAAAATGAAAGAAGTTCATCCAATCATGTATTTCTTCTTTGTTATCTTTATCCTGTATTTTATTTTCTTATAA